The Centroberyx gerrardi isolate f3 chromosome 7, fCenGer3.hap1.cur.20231027, whole genome shotgun sequence genome contains a region encoding:
- the LOC139916972 gene encoding protein NLRC3-like: protein MSLPQVSDHRLGCWLCFCKGVHSAMSQSEEREEGLPPSKTTLSGEHDSQTKAESPVQQERPDSPEPSCVSMKSDHSISEPLNFRDGNQSTVQRVQQERPDSPVPSCVSMKSDWSMELPFAFKDEHHSTEQRQDLKTNEVHLKSSEVPSGQSAQEHQKDLDSIFMLLEENIITFVKDELKRFQRVLSPDYPECLERQREDEEVVDGEEKEQRRSSREALLNITLHFLRRMKKEELADSLECKSVPDGCQRKLKSNLKEKFQCLFEGIAKAGNPTLLNQIYTELHITEGESGEVNDEHEVRQIETASRKPARPETTINCEDIFKPLPGRDKSIRTVMTKGVAGIGKTVLTQKFTLDWAEDKANQDIQFTFPFTFRELNLLKGKKYSLVELLHHFFIETKAAGICRFDKFQVVFIFDGLDECQLPLDFQNNEIWTDVTESTSVDVLLTNLIKGELLPSARLWITTRPAAANQIPPECVDVVTEVRGFTDPQKKEYFRKRFRDQQLASRIISHIKTSRSLHIMCHIPVFCWITATVLEHVLKTDERGEMPKTLTEMYIHFLVVQSIQGNVKYHGRAETDPPWTSETRKIIQSLGKLAFEHLEKGNLIFYEADLAECGIDIRAASVYSGVFTQIFKEERGLYQDKVFCFVHLSIQEFLAAVHVSLSFINTDVNLLSEPQSTSWWSTLLRNSSSVKHLYQSAVDKALQSPNGHLDLFLRFLLGLSLETNQTLLRGLLTQTGSSSQTNQETVQYIKDKIRENPSPERSINLFHCLNELNDRSLVEEIQQYLRSGSLSTVKLSPAQWSALVFILLSSEKELDVFDLTKYSASEEGLLRLLPVVKASKISLLSGCKLSERSCEALASVLSSQSSSLRELDLSNNDLQDSGVKLLSAGLESPHCRLETLRLSGCLLTEEGCASLASALSSNPSHLRELDLSYNHPGDSGVKLLSAGREDPHWRLDSLSLDHGGGQWLKSGLRKYACELTLDPNTANRNLSLSEDNRNVSKVREEQPYPDHPERFNYWPQLLCRNGLTGRCYWEVEWKGRVDIGVTYRGLTRTGEGVGSWLGGNDMSWSLNCSGNSYSVCHKNITIDTCISSSGSDRVGVYLDWSAGSLSFYRVSSDTLIHLHTFHSTFTEPLYPGFRFRLRLELFDSSVSLCQIE, encoded by the exons ATGTCTCTGCCACAGGTTTCTGACCACAGGTTGGGATGTTGGCTGTGTTTCTGTAAAGGTGTTCACTCTGCTATgagtcagtctgaggagagagaggaggggctccctccctctaaaaccactctgtctggggaacatgacagccagACCAAAGCTGAGAG cccagtccagcaggagagaccagactcccctgaacccagctgtgtgtccatgaagagtgaccacTCTATTTCTGAGCCCTTAAACTTTAGAGATGGAAATCAGTCTACTGTGCAGAg agtccagcaggagagaccagactcccctgtacccagctgtgtgtccatgaagagtgactggtcTATGGAGCTGCCATTTGCCTTCAAAGATGAACACCATTCTACTGAACAAAGGCAAGACTTGAAAACAAATGA AGTCCATCTGAAGAGttcagaggttcccagtggtcagtctgcccaggagcatcaaaaagacctggactccatattCATG ctgcttgaGGAGAACATCATCACTTTTGTGAAGGATGAGCTGAAGAGGTTCCAGAGGgttctgagtccagattacccagaatgcttagagaggcagagggaggatgaggaggtggtggatggtgaggagaaagaacagaggaggagcagcagagaggcactTCTGAACatcacactgcacttcctgaggagaatgaagaaggaggagctggctgactctttGGAgtgca AATCTGTTCCTGATGGTTGCCAACGTAAactcaaatctaatctgaaggagaagtttcagtgtttgtttgaggggattgctaaagcaggaaacccaacacttctgaatcagatctacacagagctccacatcacagagggagagagtggagaggtcaatgatgaacatgaggtcagacagattgaaacagcatccaggaaaccagcaagaccagaaacaacaatcaactgtgaagacatctttaaacccttacctggaagagataaatCAATCAGAAcagtgatgacaaagggagtggctggcattgggaaaacagtcttaacacagaagttcactctggactgggctgaagacaaagccaaccaggatatacagttcacatttccattcactttcagagagctgaatttgctgaaagggaaaaagtacagcttggtggaacttcttcatcacttctttattgagaccaaagcagcaggaatctgcaggtttgacaagttccaggttgtgttcatctttgacggtctggatgagtgtcaacttcctctagacttccagaacaacgagatctggactgatgttacagagtcaacctcagtggacgtgctgctgacaaacctcatcaagggggaactgcttccctctgctcgcctctggataaccacacgacctgcagcagccaatcagatccctcctgagtgtgttgacgtggtgacagaggtgagaggcttcactgacccacagaagaaggagtacttcaggaagagattcagagatcagcagctggccagcagaatcatctcccacatcaagacttcacgaagcctccacatcatgtgccacatcccagtcttctgctggatcactgctacagttctggagcatgtgttgaaaacagatgagagaggagagatgcccaagaccctgactgagatgtacatccacttcctggtggttcagtccataCAAGGCAATGTgaagtatcatgggagagctgagacagatccacccTGGACTTCAGAGACCAGGAAGATCATCCagtctctgggaaaactggcttttgagcatctggagaaaggcaacctgatcttctatgaagcagACCTggcagagtgtggcattgatatcagagcagcctcagtgtactcaggagtgttcacacagatctttaaagaggagcgtgggctgtaccaggacaaggtgttctgctttgtccatctgagcattcaggagtttctggctgctgttcatgtctctctgtcattcatCAACACTGATGTCAATCTACTGTCAGAACCACAATCAACATCCTGGTGGTCTACACTGTTAAGAAACAGCTCTAGCGTAAAACacctctaccagagtgctgtggacaaggccttacagagtccaaatggacacctggacttgttcctccgcttcctcctgggtctttcactggagaccaatcagactctcctacgaggcctgctgacacagacaggaagtagctcacagaccaatcaggaaacagtccagtacatcaaggacaagatcagggagaatccctctccagagagaagcatcaatctgttccactgtctgaatgagctgaatgaccgttctctagtggaggagatccaacagtacctgagatcaggaagtctctccacagtcaaactctcccctgctcagtggtcggctctggtcttcatcttactgtcatcagaaaaaGAGCTGGATGTGTTTGACCTGacgaaatactctgcttcagaggagggtcttctgaggctgctgccagtggtcaaagcctccaaaaTATCTCT GCTGAGTGgctgtaagctgtcagagagaagctgtgaagctctggcctcagttctcagctcccagtcctctagtctgagagagctggacctgagtaacaacgacctgcaggattcaggagtgaagctgctctctgctggactggagagtccacactgtaggctggaaactctcag gttgtcaggctgtctgctcacagaggaaggctgtgcttctctggcctcagctctgagctccaacccctcccatctgagagagctggacctgagctacaatcatccaggagactcaggagtgaagctgctctctgctggacgggaggatccacactggagactggactctctcag TCTGGACCATGGTGGAGGACAGTGGTTGAAATCAGGTCTGAGAAAGT atgcctgtgaactcacactggacccaaacacagcaaacaggaacctctctctgtctgaagacaacagaaatgtgtcaaaggtgagagaggagcagccatatcctgatcacccagagagatttaaCTACTGGCCACAGCTGCtctgtagaaatggtctgactggtcgctgttactgggaggtagAGTGGAAAGGAAGAGTTGATATAGGAGTGACATACAGAGGGCTcacaaggacaggagagggTGTTGGCAGCTGGCTTGGAGGGAATGACATGTCCTGGAGTCTCAACTGCTCTGGTAATAGTTACTCTGTCTGTCACAAAAACATAACAATAGACACATGTATCTCCTCCTCTGGCTCTGACAGAGTAggagtgtatctggactggtctgctggttctctgtccttctacagagtctcctctgacacactgatccacctccacaccttccactccacattcactgaacccctctaccctgggtttaggtttaggttgaGGTTAGAGTTGTTTgattcctcagtgtctctttgTCAGATAGAGTAG